Genomic window (Marinilabiliales bacterium):
GCAGCTGAGGAAGAAGTTATGGGAGTGCCATTTCAAGCAGGAGATGGTTATGCAGGCTCCGGTGCACATCACTTTCTGTGCCGATTTTAACAGGTTCAACAAATGGTGTGAACAGCGCAGGGCTGTGCCGGGGTATGATAACTACCTTTCATTTTTTACAGCAGCTATTGATGCGCTTCTTGTTTCGCAGAACGTATGCCTGGCTGCCGAGGAAAAGGGTCTTGGCATATGTTACCTGGGTACGGCAACCTATAATGCAGCGAAGATCATTGATATTCTGGGCCTTCCCCGTGGAGTAGTGCCGGTTGCCGCCATCGCAATGGGCTACCCTGATGAGGAGCCGGACCTGACGGACAGGTTGCCGCTTGAGGGCGTCGTTCACTATGAAAAGTACAGCGACTATGAACCTGATGATATTGACAGGATATATGCGGAGAAGGAGGCATCTGACCTGACAAGGGAGCTGCTGGAGATAAATCAGAAAGAAACGCTGGCTCAGATATTTACTGACAACCGTTACAAAAAGCAGGATAATGTCCACTTTTCGAAGGAATTTCTAAGAGTGATCGAAGAGCAGGGATTTATGAACAACGAATGACCGGTTGGTGATCTTCAACCGTCATGATTTATTCCTGGTATGTCATCAATTTTTGCCGGAGTCGTGGGCAGCCAATCTCAGAATCCGTTTATTGTAAACCCTCCGTCAACGTTTATTGTCTGCCCGGTAATGTAGGAAGCAGCCGGCATACAAAGGAAAGCTACAGCTGCGGCTACGTCGGCGGGGTCGCCAATCTTTTTAAGGGGGGTGCGGGATAGTACCTCTTCCTTGTATTTATTGTCGCCCAGAACCGCCCCGGCGAGCGGGGTGCTGATATACCAGGGGGCAACGGCATTTACCCTGATATTGTCCGGAGCCCATTCAGCCGCGAGGTATTTCGTCATGTGTATCATTGCCGATTTGGTCATCCCGTAAACTACTCCGGTACGGACGCTGGTCTGTCCCGCGACCGAGCTGATGTTGACAATATTACCCTGCTGTGATCTTTTCAGAAGGGGGTGGAGCTTCCTGCACAGATCCCAGGCTGACCGGAGGTTGGTGTTGACGATAGTATCATATTCCTTATCCGAATACTCCACTGTCGGTTTGCGGATGTTCATCCCTGCATTGTTAACCAGGATATCGAGACTGTCCCATTTCTCCATCAGGGTTGCTACAAGTTTTTTCCGCTGCACTTTGTCGCTTATATCGCAGGCCATCCCGCTAGAACTCCCGAGATTGCCTGTAATGGCGATGATATCATCCTGTTTCCTTGCAACTATGAATACTTCGGCACCAAGTGATGCGAGCTCAGTGGCTACAGCCAGTCCGATCCCTTTTGTTCCCCCTGTTACCAGGGCACGCATTCCTTTAAGTCTCCACCGTTCAGTCATAGCAGTCACGCCTCCTCTCTCAGCAGGTTTTTCACTGTGCCTATTTCGACGTATGACGCGCCGGTGCTGTGGCCGAAATTTCCTGCAATCACCACCACCAAACTGCTATCTTTCACCACGTTTTCGCGTACAAGAGAGTTGACCGCCTGCTGCACAAATTCGTGCGAGGTTTCGCTAGGCTTCATAAAATGTGCATTTACACCATATGAGAGGGCAAGCTCCCTTACTACTCTTCGGTCGTAGACTTTTGCCCATACCATCTTATTGCCCCTGTAGGCTGAAAGTCCCCTGATGGTTCTGCCGGACATGGTGTCGGCAATGATAGCCTTTGCCGACAGGTCGACAGCCGCCCTGACGGCGGCCTTGATAAGGAATGCGGATATGCGGTTGTTAATGACTACAACGGGGATGTCGTTTATCGTATCCTTGGTTTTTTCAACTTCCTCGGCAACAGATGCCATTGTTATAACCGATTCGAGAGGGTATGAGCCGTAAGCTGTCTCGCCGCTCAGCATTATTGCGTCGGTCTGGCTGTAGATGGCGTTTGCAATGTCGCTTACTTCAGCCCTTGTGGGACGGGGATTGGTTATCATGCTGTGAAGCATCTGTGTGGCGATTATCACAGGCTTTCTTCTTTCAATGCATTTATCTATCAGCATCTTCTGGATGCCCGGGATCTTAGAGTAGGGTATCTCGATTGCAAGGTCGCCCCTTGCAACCATTATCCCGTAGGCATGGTCAAGGATTTCATCGATATTGTTGACACCCGACTGGTTCTCGATCTTGGCTATTATTTTGACCTTGCTGTTTTGCTTGTCAAGGATCTCCTGTACCTCTATTACATCTTCCTTGTTCCTGACGAATGAGTGGGCTATGAAATC
Coding sequences:
- a CDS encoding SDR family oxidoreductase; translated protein: MTERWRLKGMRALVTGGTKGIGLAVATELASLGAEVFIVARKQDDIIAITGNLGSSSGMACDISDKVQRKKLVATLMEKWDSLDILVNNAGMNIRKPTVEYSDKEYDTIVNTNLRSAWDLCRKLHPLLKRSQQGNIVNISSVAGQTSVRTGVVYGMTKSAMIHMTKYLAAEWAPDNIRVNAVAPWYISTPLAGAVLGDNKYKEEVLSRTPLKKIGDPADVAAAVAFLCMPAASYITGQTINVDGGFTINGF
- a CDS encoding NADPH-dependent oxidoreductase; this translates as MHDTIFNHRSIRKYKKDPVDEDLLKTILSAGTRASTTGNMQVYSMVVTRDEQLRKKLWECHFKQEMVMQAPVHITFCADFNRFNKWCEQRRAVPGYDNYLSFFTAAIDALLVSQNVCLAAEEKGLGICYLGTATYNAAKIIDILGLPRGVVPVAAIAMGYPDEEPDLTDRLPLEGVVHYEKYSDYEPDDIDRIYAEKEASDLTRELLEINQKETLAQIFTDNRYKKQDNVHFSKEFLRVIEEQGFMNNE
- the pyk gene encoding pyruvate kinase gives rise to the protein MNKKTKIVATISDKNCGVPFLTDLFNSGMNAVRLNTAHQEPEDTLKVVRNVRKVSDRIAILLDTKGPEIRTNPTEKGLQVKKGDQVIVRGEPGKKSSGNTIYMSCEGLVNEIPAGSRLLIDDGDVELIVRSAEKDHLVCEAGNPGIILGRKSVNIPGIDINLPALNDRDREFVQLAIDENIDFIAHSFVRNKEDVIEVQEILDKQNSKVKIIAKIENQSGVNNIDEILDHAYGIMVARGDLAIEIPYSKIPGIQKMLIDKCIERRKPVIIATQMLHSMITNPRPTRAEVSDIANAIYSQTDAIMLSGETAYGSYPLESVITMASVAEEVEKTKDTINDIPVVVINNRISAFLIKAAVRAAVDLSAKAIIADTMSGRTIRGLSAYRGNKMVWAKVYDRRVVRELALSYGVNAHFMKPSETSHEFVQQAVNSLVRENVVKDSSLVVVIAGNFGHSTGASYVEIGTVKNLLREEA